The genomic DNA TGCTTTAATGCTTTTTCGTTAGTGGCCCAATTTATCATAGAGCTCCATTTTAATAATGGCTTTGCCAATAGATGACATTGTTGCCCTCAGATCCACATTTGGAGCTAGGTATTCCAGCCCACTGCCAATGTTCTCAGAGCGAACAAAGTTACTGGGCTCCTCCCCGTCATACATGAGGTCGTACAGATTCTCATCACAGGCGCAGGATTGCTCAAACACGCCCACAGCGAGCCGGTTCTCGTACAGGTTGTAGTCGTAGGGCACGGAGAACATGATGGCCATGCGCTCAGTGCAAGATCGGGTATGAGTGTGGAACAGGTCGTAGGTCAGCACCCCAACGGCACCTGTGGGGAAGTCTTCATCCTTTACAAAGGAACAAACGGCGCTCTTCATGCTGCGGATGGTTGGCTGGGGCGGGTGCTGGCAGAAGCCACTTGACAGGAACACCCTGTACGGCAGGAAAATGCACAATTATCACCAATTTGACAAAAGTTACTTGTAGTTAGTTTCCAAGAGACTCTCAGGCGACTTTTTCGAGTGTTGAGCTTTCCAGGGTACCTGAGATGAGTTATGCTGATGGATGGAGTACCAGCGTGGACTTCTAAGCAACAGTGAGTCTACCTGCATGTAATGTGCAATGAGGCAGCGTGTGTCACTGCgtgatggataggtggatgttCTCAACAAAGCGGTGTCACACGTGAAAACCACCCATCCATGATATGTTTTGTCCTgtcataaatgataaatgtaGACACACAGGAGAAATTCCAATGGGCCTGTGTCATACACCcctttaatccttttttttttaggtttgaTAAACCAAGTGATGAGTGCCTAAATAGATGCCCAACGTATTAGTTAGTCTGTAGATTTTCAATTTTCACTTGCAAAATCCCTACGCAAATCATAATTAAGCTTACTTGGGGTTGATTAGGCAGTAGTGTTCGCTGATGTTGGTTATCTCTATGGTGCAGTTTCTGCAGGTGGTGAGAGTGGCCGACACTGCCTCAGCTGTCACGTGCATGTTTGCTGCAAGAAAAACAGAACCAAGAGCTTAGAACATTGCAGCTGCACCGTACAAAAAAGATTCAGGCagtaaaaaaaaccatcacaCCATTGATCTATTAGCATCTAGCGCAGGTTAATGGGTTAAAGAGAAAATCCCTACcggagggaaagaaaacagaatttATCTTGCTTTACTGTACGGACAGATAAAACATGCTCCCATCACAGATTAAAGAAAAGTGTCACACGTTATTACCTTTTGGCGTTAAACAGGGATTGTTTGCGACAGCAGTGTCAAGTCTCTTTTTCTAGGATTTTGAAGGGAGGTGGGGAAAGTCTGTCCTGGCTGCGTACACCCCCACGGCTCTTCctttaacacaaacacaggcgTGTCCGTGAGCAGGTGCTCGGAAATCTAATATTGCTTGATTGCATTTTAAACAAAGATATGAATTAAACAAGAAAATTTGTCCACATTAAAAGACTATTACATTTGAAGAAATAAAGGCTTCTTTATTGTTCTCTCTGCCTTGTTCATGTTGTTATCCAGCCTGCTGCTTGGACCTGTCAGCAAAAATCTAATTGTGTGGCAAACTTGTGTGttaagttgcttttttttatatgtatatatttatataagcCTTCAATATTCTATATCATGGCAGTAGTTTTAAGATTATTTAAATCCTTCATATCAAGTACTTGAAGTCAGCAGATGGCACCAAACATGCATttgtaaaaatacatttgcacTACACAGACTTCTCTGTTGAGTCTTGCACTCTGATGCGGATCCAGTGACCattgcaggaaaataaatattcaGCATGGCCTTCATTACACCCTGAAAAACAGCTCCACTTGGAGAGGCTCAAACTCAACCATGAACTATACGGTGTGTTAAAAAtaagcagtttttaaaaaaaatgataaattcAGGAATACGTTCAGTGTTGGGCAGCCATCGCAATCAGTCGAGCTAACGAGCTAAATCCAAGTTCAGGTTGCTGAGTGAGtcaaatttgtgttttttcatCAAGACAATTTAATGGCTAAATGTGTTTTGTAGCTCACAAAAAAGATCATCCTGTTATGGACGCAGGGTTATAGTGGATTATTAATGAAAAATTAGGGcaaactatttatttattacttctGTCTGTGATGTGTTTGATAGGGAAAAAACACCCTTTTTAGGTGGTTGCCTGTGGAATTCATAATCCATATATGGCGGAACAGCTTGCAATTAGATAAGTTAGACTACACTATGAACGCCCTCACTGTTGCCATGTAAGTATACCTTTTCTTAGATTTCTCAGTGTCACCatcacagcaacaacaaaccTTGACCTCATCGTTTGACCGATTCTTACAGAAACaaattttctgtgtttctgattTGAAGTTTCTGCAGAGCTTTTTGTAATTTAACCCCTGGTTTGAATTGGAGGCTTTGATGAAACCACTTAGCTATGAAAATGGTCTTCAAAGGTAAAGGACCTTCACCGAGTGACAATTGGTAGGGGTGAAAGAGGGGATTATGCAAACTTCACAGTGATTAATTTCAGCCTGAGATGTATCTCCAGTGATGATAGCCTGGAGAGGAGCATATTGATTGATTGCAGTGGGGGATACGAGGTTCTGCACATTTACTTTTTGATGAATAGGCTGTCAGGGCCACGAATAACAAACTTTGGCTCCTTAAATGAATGTTTCAGTGATTATGGTGTAAGTGTAAATATTACACGAGCTTTAAAGAGGATTACATTCCCTGCCTCTTCcaagggtggtggtggtggtgggggtgggggtgggggtgggggtgcgggACAACTTCACGGAATATCCAGCGGCTAAGGTACACGGAGAAATGCGGTTTTAATCTGCATATGTAACCTTATAAATTCTAAATGGGATGTCCTTGACATTAATCTGTGTATATGTGATGCCTGGGCATGCATGCCTGCCCATGACTGTGTATGTTTATGCCGGCTAGGCTGGGGATTCCAAGAAGACAACCAGAGAAGATGACAGCGCATGCTACTGCATTTACACGCCTAAATTACCACATGATAAACTGCATACAGGTTCAAGCACTGAAGGTGAGAGTGGGAATAAATGCCGGCTCCAAAGATGATTCTGATTAATCCCCCAACCTGAGAAAATCAATAACTCGGGAATACATTTGTGTCACTTTTTACGGACAAGGAAGTGAGAACACGTCCCAGGATCAGGCTCTGTCCGTATCCTTAAAAACTCCCCCCACAAAGACAAATCAACCGCCCAAAGGCGCGGCTCATCCGGCAGACCTGCCAGTAATTAGAACCCGCATCGCAGAGCTCCACGTGAATTAAATCCATTTTCTTCCAAAGCGGCACTGGCATAATCTTTAACATCTGAAACTTTAACATTTGATCAggaaaaatatgcaaatatatTCACCATATTCATCACTTgttgttcaaaataaaacactttcaagTCAAAGTTGCCTTTGCGCGACGGATCTGTTAGAACGCAGAGTCATTTTAGAGATAAATTTCTGTGTATCTAACCTGAAACAGATACTTATAtctaaagtaaataaataaaggcttaTTCGCGGACAAATACACTTTATCCCGGAAAGCAACACGGAATCACGGCCCACAAAGAAATTCTGGATTCTCACAAAACAACTATGCGAGAAACTAAGTGGCTTTTATTCTGTCAACAGCACGTCAGGAAACCAGTGAAAACAAATCTGCCGTCCTGATTGTGCTCTCAATCTGCTGCAATTCTGCTAATTATCAACTGTGAATACATAATGATTTTCCAGTCATTTAGCAGACTGCTGTGCATTTCTGAAAAGCGTTTCGACGTCGCCTCTTTACAGCCGCTCTGTCTGCATCATGCAAACATGCTGAATTGCAGGGTTTGATGCACATTTCCATATCCCAGATGGAGCGTCCTCGTGGTCACATTGACGTTGCAGGTGATAAACACCGGGGCCTCTGTTTGCCAGTGATCTTCAGAACAGAACGCAGACAGCGGATCAATAAGCTCCATcccaccctccatcccatctgtaagcattgtttttttttgttcttcccctccaccctcccGTCCTTGCCCAACCCCTGTTTTTCACCAAATTGTCACACTGTCATCACATCCCCTCGCAGCCTCAAGCAGGCCGTGTGACGGCTTGATCCCCTGCCTTTCACTTGCACAcccatgcacacgcacgcacccccGTGCCACCCTTCATGCTGCCCCCGCTTCCACTGCACCATCCTGCTTTATAAGAAATATAATCCCATTGATCCAAAATCCAATGGGAAGCGTTGATCTGTAAACATACGAGTGCTCAATAATGGCTGTTCAGTCCTCTTGAGAGGAGATGGAAGGATGGGATCTGTCAGAGACAGTGGGGGTGTGTTCTCGGCTCAGCCAGTGCAGGAGCTATATTTGATATGCTGCTGCGAGAggggagaaggtggtggtggtggtggtggtaaagTCTGAACTAGCATCATTTATCAGATTTATTACTTCCTTGTCTTATTGCTGCCATTGTCCCTCACCTGGCCCAGCCGGTCTCCCTAAACCTCGCTCCCATCTGAGCGGCAGCCACAATTTTATAAAACTATGTTCGACCAATGCAATTAAAAGAGCACAGCTCAGGGTGAGCAGATGAAAGGTGTGACATTTTACTTTGACTGACGATGAATTTGGACTGACGGGCCAGACAGGCGCGTTCAGGCAAGGATATGGATTTATTTTTGTCCGTTATGCTCCCCTACAGCCTCTCCACCAAGCTCCCCTCCTGTCTTCCCTCCTTGTCTCATTTTACCCATTTCTGGATGATGGGCCCTATGGCTTAAGGGTCGTGTGCCCCAATAACCCCATCCCACCACCACCCTAAATCATTACCTGACAGTTTAAAAGGGCACAGAGAAGGGATGGtctttttatctttctttttttttctgtttcctctcttcaCGTTTTGCATCTGTGAAGTGAATTGAGTCCCCTTTACATACCGCACATTGTGTCTTTGCCAAGGTCAAATGTCAAGGTGAATACTGTATGGTCTCCGACAAGGGTTGAGGAAAGTATACATAGTTCAAGGAACTTTTTTAACCAATGAAACTCTCGTTATGACACCATTTTTTCGATTCTGGCTGCACTTCTTGCCACTTCAGTGTCTGGATGATGGAGCATTGCATGAAACACATTAAGCTCACTCAAAAAAGTTTGCCTTAGTAGACAACATCGGTGCCTCGGGTGATGTTCTTTCTTCAgtttgacatttatttaatcATAAAATATGGTACTGAGTGGAAGAGTCCAGAGAGTTGGTAGAAGTCTTACAGTTTTACCCCTCACAGGTATCTGAAACACCTATAACTCATAagacggtttaatgaagcaGGTTTTATTGATGTATGctagaataaaaacagctgcaaTGGTATTTAGTAAATGTATTACATCAGGCATGCTTTCCTTAGCATGTGGTGGACTGTATGTACCTAAATACCCTGTTAGAATGTTGATCTACCAGTGTTCCCAGTAAACCACCAGCCACATGATGGAGATTAGTTTTTGTCCACTATTTCACATGCACCTGATGTGGATGGCTGATCAactgccattttctttttaacgCCACAGCTGTGTACCAGTCAATGCAGTGGAAATGCGAAATGTGTCATTATTCATGATAGATTGTTAGAAAACGATGATTAATCATCTGTTGATCCTCAATCACAGGCTATGGCTACAATGCAACGGTGCTCCATCTTCTGTTTCATGGGGACTAAATTCATGTATGCGCACGGAGGTCAGCCTAAGAGATGCAGACAAATGCTTTGGACCATCAGCaattcatttacattaaatgtaaatgacagcATGTTTTATCAGTCGGTGTGccctgtgtgtggctgtgtgcaCGTCTCTGTAGGGTTTCTTCCACTTACCCACCGTGATGAGGAGAATTCTAAATGATTAAACAGAGACAGTTACATTAACCTTATTGTTGGGTCTCATGTTTATTAATATAGTTCTTAGATATTTTGCTAAAGCATACTTGACacatccattttttttaaccagatgTATGTCACGTCTATcaatttgcccccccccccctcctttttttaaagggacAAATCACATGGACGGGCTGTACTGTACATGTCTCATCAGGACAGATCACACAGTCTCTTGACGAAAGAAGTTAAAGGTTTTATGTGCCAGCGAAGGGTGCCCTGACCAAGTTGTCAGTCAAAGGAAGCGAGAGAATTACTTTAAATTAAACCACAGACATCTGGCAGAGCTCCTGGGCTGTTTTTGGCACCTTTGCAGAAGGCGAACCTTAAAATATCAGTTTTCTCTCCAAGGTGGGAGGTTGAGAAAATGAAGCACCagtctctggaaaaaaaaaatatctcacAACATGTTGAAGAGAACAATGTGCAATGTGACACCCCATAGTGTAGGCCTGGCGTGGAAAAAGAAGCAATGTGCCCTATTAATCATTCGAATTTTGAACTAGTTTCAGTGCATGTAAAGTACATTTTGCATTTGCATGTTAAGTACTTTTTGCCTGATTCTTCACTCTGCATTCTGCTCTAAGTGCATACTGTACAATATTTGAAAAGATTTAATTATACATTTGACAATTATACCAGAATCTTATCAGTTTAGTATTTTGCGCCGACATCTTTCCCTCTTCACTTTTTGTTACCCTCTGCATCTCTGACTGTTGGGCCGACTCACATTAAAACCAGCCCACTCGTCAGAACAAATCTCACTCCGAGCTGCAGTCAGAAGTTGGCAGTCTTCCCCCTTCAAGATTATTAAAATTAGCATTTGCTGCCTGGAGGCTGTGTATTACTCAGGAGCATCTCGCGAAGAAAGTGGTTGTGATTTGTAAATCACAGGAATTTATCAGCTGATTGTCATTGATCCTGTAATAGATCATTTTCTaatctctcctccagctttaaTTCCGGTCCTTGCGTCAGAGATGGCAATGGTGACGCTCAAACTGTCTCTGTAAAAGCAGGAAGTAGAACAGAAAGATGAGCTTGAGGGAGATGGAGGCAGTTACAAAAGATGGTCAGGTGAAATTACACCTACTGCTCTGTTAGCTCTACCAGTGTGATGTCCCATAACACACCCCAAGGGCCCCTCAGGAATAAAAAAGCTAGTAAACCTCAAATATCAAAGTTTCTTTTGCTCCGTGCGACTGTTATTGCTCCTGCGCTTCTCCTTGACAGCCCTGTGATTCATTTCCTCCAGCCTCAAAGATGGGAAATGAATAGAAAGCTTGGATATTGTCAGGCACTAAATGGGAAGGCAGTTGCTCAGGAGACACAATACAGACAAGAATGGGGAACTTGGTTTAAAATGCCACTCAGTCCCAGTGTGCAGCTCTGCGCCTGTCTTATAAGgctgaggaaaagagggaggtgTGAATAGGAGTATAACaccaaaaaaaatcagcatGGTAAATTGTTTGAGTGCGatacatttctttctttcttcagtcTGCCAGACTTAAGAATCTTTACACGTTTTTATTCACCCACATCCTGGATAAAGagagtttttttccccacatttaaCCTCTTTTAttgagaaatgaaaaaaaaataaaaaaaactctaGCAGCTGCTCGGGCCTTTGTGTTCCCCGCAAGATGAATCTGTGGAGGTTTTTGAGAAGTGCATGTGGGCTGAGCAGAACCTCAACAATGGCTGAGGGTCGGTGCTGAAATAAAAGCCTACATATACAGAATGCCGGTATAACAACTAATTCACATACCTCTCTTATAAGGACAAAATACCTCATAAAAGtggaaaaacattttcattttttaagggtacaattttttttaatttctttaaagCTGTCGGTAAACTTTCCGGAACTCAGAGTTCTAATTCGATGCACTgtaacaaaaaacaaaggttCTTAATTAACTGACCTAAAAGCGAAAGATAAATGACTGAATACCTGCACACGTGGAACAAGAATTCAGGCATTTGTTACAAAATCCCAGAAGCTTGATCTGCGTTCTTCTCTGCAGAGATGTAAAAGCCTGAATCTGAACCATCAACCTGCCCATGAGCCCAATTATTATCACAATCCATTCCATCCTGTCAGCATAAACCCCTCATCAATAGCTGGAATAAATGGGCTCTTGAGTTTAGTAATCAATGAAAGAAAGACTGTTTTACCTTTTAACTGGAACGGTGATTTCCATTGTCAGCATTTGAACTAGTAACTTCACATTTCACTCAAACCAAACAATGCGAGtttcaatttcattttattttaattgtggTTGCACTTGCTGTGTTCAAATCGAATGCTCAGTGATTACTCTGGAACCACCGTGCCATATTTAAGATTATCGCTTCTTAATACGTGTCTGAGTAGGGCAGCAGTCCAATGGGCTGCCCCAAAGACCATcagaataaatataaaacattcaGAGGGAACACTGTTTCTAAACAGTAGGAAGATATGGATGTATGCTGTTCAGCCTTGTTAGAATAATAGATTTTATGTGACTTAAATGTCTCCATACATTTTCATTAGAGTGGGTGTAAGGCCACGCAGCGCTTGGGTGATACTAATGCAGCCTGGCAGGTGCAAAGCAACCCGGCAATGTCACAAATTTGGACCAAAGGTAGAAATCTGAGCTATGGAGTCAAACGTAGTGGGTGATGCCGTCTGCATGGGCCGGTTCATCATGTTCCGTGAACTTCTCCCCGCGAGCGTGCTCCATGGGGCCTCGGTCTTTATTTGTGAGGATATCAGTGTGGTTGGGGGCTGCTCTGGAGTACGTCTGTCTCTGAGGTGGCAGCCTGCTGAGACTTGGACTCCCTGAGACGTGGAACGGGTAAACCAAATGTTAGTTTCACAAAAAACATCAGTTTGCTCTTTACCTCCACGGCAAACAGCAGCTGAACGACACCAAACTAAGACACAGTGCTCTGGTTATCGTCCATGATTCATTCAAATGTGAACGTCGAAGCATATTGATGCATACTTGTATGCATACCAGTAAGAAGGATGAGGTAAGAGTCAGGATTTGCCATGGAAAGCTTCCATATTCAATTGACTTTAACATTTTTCTGGCTCAAAAAAATCAGAATAAGTAGTCAGAATGAATGACAATAGTTCAGAAGAAGGATATATATGTAAATCTTTAATGAGGCAAAATTGAATGCATCTTAAAGTTGACCAGATTTGAAGGAAATAATTGTGATTTATCTCAATCACGGACTTTTGACTGTGTTTATAACTGCAATAGTGACATTTGTTGGTTGCATTTTAAAGCGAACTAAATCTTTCATCATGCAtcaaatgtacattttatttatcAGAGCCAGTGCCGACTGCCTGTGGTGACATGAGATTTAAAGTCCTGCTGGGATTCAGAACTAAACATTGCAAGCATGCCGTCCTCAGTctgcaaacatttaaacattcc from Takifugu rubripes chromosome 5, fTakRub1.2, whole genome shotgun sequence includes the following:
- the LOC105416477 gene encoding DELTA-stichotoxin-Hmg2b, producing MHVTAEAVSATLTTCRNCTIEITNISEHYCLINPKVFLSSGFCQHPPQPTIRSMKSAVCSFVKDEDFPTGAVGVLTYDLFHTHTRSCTERMAIMFSVPYDYNLYENRLAVGVFEQSCACDENLYDLMYDGEEPSNFVRSENIGSGLEYLAPNVDLRATMSSIGKAIIKMELYDKLGH